ACTCAAGAGGAGGCAATAGAGAAATAACTCTTTCCATGCCGAAAGCCCAACCAACAGCAGGAGTGGGAGAACCTCCAAGCATTTCTACAAGGGGATCATATCTTCCGCCGCCGCAAACAGCATTTTGCGCTCCAAGATTGGTGCTTGTGATTTCAAAAACAGTTCTGTTGTAGTAATCCAGACCCCTTACGAGTCTTTTGTTAATTACATAATTTATATTTAAAGCGTTTAAGTACCCTTGCAGGTCAGAAAAATGCTTAACGCAATCTTCGCAAATAAAGTCTTTATTTATTACAGAATCGATTTCGGGACTTAAAAAAAGCTCACCGCATTTTTCATTTTTGCAATCAAGCATTCTGAGAGGATTTTTTTCAAATCTTAAATGACAATCAGTACAAAATTCTGCCAGTTTAGGTTTTACTGCTTCTTTTATCTTTTCTTTATAGGCATTTCTGCATTTAGGACAGCCGATATTGTTTATTTCAAGCGATAAATTCTTTAAACCGAGTTCATCAAGAAGAGTCATTGCAATATTTATAACTTCCGCATCGGCACTGGCATTTTCTATACCGAAAAGTTCAACGCCTAATTGGTGAAACTGTCTTTGTCTGCCTGCCTGCGGTCTTTCATAACGAAACATCGGACCTTTGTACCAGAGTTTTACAGGAGTCGGATATCTGTGCATTCCGTTTTCTATGAAGGCTCTAACCACTCCTGCCGTATTTTCAGGTCTTAAAGTCAGGCTTCTTTCTTTTTGGATGAAAGTATACATTTCTTTATTGACAATATCGGTCGAATCCCCGACACCACGGGTAAAAAGTTCTGTGGTTTCAAAGATGGGAGTTCTTATTTCCTGATAATTTGCGTTATTAAAAATATTTTTGGCTTTTTCTTCAACGTACTGCCAGATGTAGGAATCGCCCGGAAGTATATCTTTTGTGCCTTTAGGGGTTTTAAAGTTCATTAGTTTTCTCCTATACCTAAAGACTGTTTTTGAATTTTAACTATTTCTTTTATGCCTTTTTCTCCCAGATCAAGAATTTTCATCATATCTTCTCTGGAAAAAGGTGCTTCTTCACTGGTTGTCTGAAATTCAAGAATCTTTCCCGATTCTGTCATTACAATATTAGCATCGGCATCAGCGCTTGAATCCTCTGAATAATCAACATCAAGCATTATCTCTCCTTTGATGATGCCTACACTAACCGCAGCAACAGGTTCGATAATGGGAATCTCTTTAATTGCTCCCGAATTTTTTAATTTTGACAAAGCATCATAAAGAGCTATGAAACCGCCTGAAATACTTGCTGTTCGAGTTCCGCCGTCTGCCTGGATTACATCGGCATCAATCGTTATAGTTCTTTCTCCGATTTTGGTCAAATCCACACAAGCTCTCAAGCTTCTGCCTATAAGCCTTTGGATTTCTTGAGTTCTTCCTGAGATTAAAGTTCCCCTGTCACGGTTTACTCTTGAGTGGGTAGAACCGGGAAGCAAAGAATATTCTGCCGTCAGCCAGCCTTTTCCGCTGTCATGAAGAAATCTTGGCACTTTGTTTTCAACAGTTGCCGTTACTATGACTTTTGTATCTCCAAATTCCACAAGTACAGAGCCGTCTGCATGTTTTGTGAAATTTCTTGTGAATTTAACGGGTCTTAATTCTTCAAGCCCTCTGTTATCTTTGCGTGAAATTATTTCCTGCATTAGTCCTTCTCTTTCTCAATAAGATAAGTAATAAAAAAATATTTTAAATTTTTATCATTTATCACTGTTTTTTATGCTAAATTAATCTATAAATATAGTATCTGAAAAACATACTTTGATGTATATGTAAACAATTAACTTTTAGGTTATTTAAGATGAGTGAACTTAATATAAGTCAAGCTGAAGCGGATTTTTTGTTTAAAATGGAAAAAATCTCTGAAGATGATAAAGAATGGGAACTGCCAATTAGCGGAGGTAATATTATAGTTCCGTTAGTATCTAAAGATAAAAAAGAAAATTTTTCTTTAGATATTTATCAAGGTCGTATTGATTTATCAAGAAGAAAGTATCAAACGCGAACCAGACAAGTTATTATTTTGGCGCGTCTTGATTTTAGCAGTCCTCATCGAAATCCTGATGGAAACGATATTGGTGTTCCTCATTTACATTTATATAAGGAAGGTTATAATCATAAATGGGCATATCCTGTACCTAATGATATTTTTGTTGATATAAATGATAATTGGCAAACTTTATTTGATTTTATGAAATTTTGTAATATTTCAGAATCGCCAAATTTTAAAAAAGGTTTATTTTCATGATTAAAGATGTTAAAAATTTATTGGATGATTATTATAAGTGGTTAAAAGATAAAACTGTTTTAAAAGAATTAGGGGAATATTGTGAAATTACCACTCCTTATCTTGATAGACATAATGATTACATTCAAATTTATTTAAAAAGAAAAGATAATAATTTTATTTTAACAGATGATAGTTATACAATAACCGATTTGGTTCAGACAGGGTGCTCTTTGGATAGTCCTAGGAGAAAACTGCTTTTACAGGCTACTTTAAACGGCTTTGGTGTTAAGCTGGAAAAAGATGCATTAATAGTTAAATCTACTGTTGATAATTTCCCTCTTAAAAAACATAATCTTGTTCAGGCTATTTTAGCCGTAAATGATATGTTTTATCTGGCCACGGCAAATATTAAAAGCCTTTTTTATGAAGATGTAAGAAATTGGTTGGATATTTCGGATATTAGGTATTCTGAGAGAATTACATTTTTAGGACACTCAGGTTATCCTAGAACGTTTGATTTTCTTATTTCAAAATCTAAAGAAGCTCCGGAAAGAATTATTAAAACAATAAATAATCCAAGTAGAGGTAGTGCTGATAATTTAGCATTTGATTGGCTAGACACAAAAGATAATAGACCTGAAAATTCAAAAGCTTATGCAATTATTAACGATTTAGATA
This window of the bacterium genome carries:
- the hisS gene encoding histidine--tRNA ligase, with the translated sequence MNFKTPKGTKDILPGDSYIWQYVEEKAKNIFNNANYQEIRTPIFETTELFTRGVGDSTDIVNKEMYTFIQKERSLTLRPENTAGVVRAFIENGMHRYPTPVKLWYKGPMFRYERPQAGRQRQFHQLGVELFGIENASADAEVINIAMTLLDELGLKNLSLEINNIGCPKCRNAYKEKIKEAVKPKLAEFCTDCHLRFEKNPLRMLDCKNEKCGELFLSPEIDSVINKDFICEDCVKHFSDLQGYLNALNINYVINKRLVRGLDYYNRTVFEITSTNLGAQNAVCGGGRYDPLVEMLGGSPTPAVGWAFGMERVISLLPPLESKQLKAFIVTNNIKQAFELTGKLRKEGIPCDFDLANRKFQKQIEKASKTAQFAVILGEDEISSGFYTLKNMTTGEQQKINSIEVLIETVSNA
- the rph gene encoding ribonuclease PH, translated to MQEIISRKDNRGLEELRPVKFTRNFTKHADGSVLVEFGDTKVIVTATVENKVPRFLHDSGKGWLTAEYSLLPGSTHSRVNRDRGTLISGRTQEIQRLIGRSLRACVDLTKIGERTITIDADVIQADGGTRTASISGGFIALYDALSKLKNSGAIKEIPIIEPVAAVSVGIIKGEIMLDVDYSEDSSADADANIVMTESGKILEFQTTSEEAPFSREDMMKILDLGEKGIKEIVKIQKQSLGIGEN
- a CDS encoding DUF1829 domain-containing protein, with amino-acid sequence MIKDVKNLLDDYYKWLKDKTVLKELGEYCEITTPYLDRHNDYIQIYLKRKDNNFILTDDSYTITDLVQTGCSLDSPRRKLLLQATLNGFGVKLEKDALIVKSTVDNFPLKKHNLVQAILAVNDMFYLATANIKSLFYEDVRNWLDISDIRYSERITFLGHSGYPRTFDFLISKSKEAPERIIKTINNPSRGSADNLAFDWLDTKDNRPENSKAYAIINDLDRKVSSSIIDALENYNIKPVLFTKIDKMKQELAA